CATGCCCGATGCCCGTCCTTGAGACGCGTAAGCTCGCCAAGCAGTTCGGCGGCCTGGTAGCCGTCAACGGCGTGGACTACGCGGTCGAGCCGGGGGAGCTCCGCTCCATCATCGGTCCGAACGGGGCGGGGAAGACCACCTTCTTCAACATGATCGCGGGCGACCTGCCGCCGACCTCCGGGCAGGTCATCTTCAAGGGGGAGGACATCACCCGGCTCTCCAGCTTCGAGCGCTCGCACCGGGGCATCGGCCGGACGTACCAGATCACGAACATCTTCCCCCGGCTGTCGGTGCTCGAGAACGTGCGTATCGCCGCTCAGTCCCGCAGGACCACGTTCAATATGTGGACGGGCGTGGCGAGCCACCGCGAGCTGATCCAGAAGGCCGAGCACATCGTCGATCGCGTCCGCCTGGCCGACAAGCGCCACGACCTCGCCGGCACCCTGTCGCACGGCGAGCAACGCTACCTGGAGATCGGGATCGCGCTTGCCACGGACCCCGAGCTCTTGCTGCTCGACGAGCCCACGGCGGGCATGAGCCCGGAGGAGTCAAGGGAGACCGCGAAGTTCATCCGGGGCCTCGCGAACTCCCTCACCATCATCCTCGTCGAGCACGACATGGAGATCGTCATGGGGATTTCGGACAGGATCAGCGTCCTCCACTACGGAGAGCTGCTCGCGGAGGGAACGGTGGACGAGATCCGGGCGAATGAGGACGTCCGACGCGTCTATCTGAGAGAGTGACCAGCGACGGCGACCCGAACCGGCGCCTTCCGATTACAGTCCGCGACGCCGGGGTGGGGATAGCGATCTGATGCCCGGGGCGCCAGCGCTCGGCTGGTGCCCCTTAGAGCAGGGCCACAGCGCGCGTCGGGCCTCCGTGGGCACCCCGGAGGCGAAGCGGGAAGCCGATGAAAGTGAAGCGCTTGCCCACCACCTGATCGCTGAATCCGGAATACGCCTCGCTCGGCAAGGTCGAGCTCCGCCTCTGACGCGCCCGTGCGGGGCGCCTGGTCACGGCATCCGGGGCTTACTTGATCGCCTGCGGATTGATGGGCGAGCCCGTGCCGCCGGTGATCACCAGCGGAGGCGCGCAGAAGAAGAACTCGTACACCCCGTCGGCCGCACAGTCCTGGGCCAGCTCTTTGACGTACAAGATCTCGAAGTGCACGATCCCGATCGCCGGGATCGTCACCCAGTGCCAGGGCTGGAAGACATCCGGGCCCGTCTCGTTCGGCCGCACCTCGATGCCCCAGGTGTCGCTGCAGATCCCGGCGATCTGCTTGGCGTGGATCCAGTCCAGGGTCTCGAAGGCCAGGCCGGGGGCCGGGCCGCCCGCGTAGGCGCCCCAGTCGCCCCTCGCCAGGCGGTCCTCCATCTGCCCGGTGCGCACGATCACGAAGTCGGCGCGACGCACTTCCACCTTCTGGGCACGGGCCGTCGCCTCCAGATCGGCGATCGTGATCGGGTAGCCGTCCTCGAGATACGGAACGCCCTTGTGGCGGGCTACGTCGAGCAGCACGCCGCGGCCGACGAGCTTGTCGGCGAACTTCTCGATGCCGTTCTTCTGGGCGCCGCGGCTATCGACGAGCGTCGCCGCATAGCCGTTCCACATCTTGTCGCCGATGAACACGTGCGAGAGCGCGTCCACCTGGGTGCTGCACTGGGTCGGGAGATTGATGGCGTCGTCCGCGTAGCGCAGGCCGGGCTTGACGTCGTGCTTGCCGGCGACGGCGTCGGTGCCGGTCGCGAGCATGTGGTGGATGGGGTTCCAGCGGCCGCCGAAGAGGCCGCGCTGCGGGCCGTTCTCGTCGAGGGGGAGGCCGAGCCGGAACACCTTTCCCTTCCTCACCAGCCGCGCGGCGTTCACGATGTCCTGGGGCGTGATGTAGTTGAGTACGCCAAGCTCGTCGTCGGGACCCCATTTGCCCCAGTTCTTGAGCTGCTCAGCCTTCTTCAACACGTCCTCTTTGGTCAGCTTCGCCATGGTATCTCCCTCTCCTGGACGCCCGATGAGTCGGGCCATACCATTTCCTCCTTTTTGCGCTTCAGTACATCACCAAGCCCGCCGAAACGTTCACGTCCTCCCCGGTGATCGAGCTGGCCTGGGGAGACGCCAGAAAGACCGCGGTACTGGCCACATCGCCAGGGGGGACGAGCCGCTTGAGCGCGGCGCCGCTGGCCAGCTCCTGCCTGACCTCCTCCACGCTGATCCCTCGTCCCTCCGCCTGCTTCTTGATCACCCACTCGATGCGCTCGCCTTCCACCGGGCCCGGGGAGATGACGTTGACCCGAACCCCGTACGGGCCGGCCTCCACCGCAAGGGTTCTCGCCAGCCCGACCAGCGCCAGCTTGCTCGCCGCGTAGGGGGTCCGCCCCCACAGCGGTCGTTTCCCGGTCATCGACCCGATGATAATGATGGAGCCCGACCCCCGCCTGATCATGGCGGGCAGGAACGCCCGGCAGCACAGGTAGGTGCCGGTGACGTTGACGGCGAAGGTGGCCTCCCAGTCTTTCGGCTCGATCTCCCACAGGGGAGCCGACGGCCCACCGATCCCGCTGTTGTTCACCAGGACGTCCACGCGGCCGAAATGCTCCAGGGCCCGGTCGGCAAGGTTCTGCACGCTCTCAGCCCGGCTGATGTCGGTGGGGACAACCAGGCCCGCGCCACCCAGGGCTTCGATGGAGGCGCGGGTCTCGTGGAGCGCCTGCTCAGCCCGAGACGCGAGCACCAGGGCGGCGCCCTCCCGCGCAAAGGCGAGAGCGATCTCGCGACCGATGCCCCGACCGGCACCGGTCACCACGACCACACTATCTTTCAGCGGTGAGTCGGCCATCGCCAACGGACCCCCTCGCGCCGCTTCCCCTGCCGTCAGGGCGGCGCCATAGCGGCGGCGTCGGGCACGATCATGGGAACTCCAGGATGGCGGCCGTCAGGCCGCAAATGATCTTTCGATGAGCGGGAGTATCTTAACACGGGCCTTTTTGAGCCTTCAATGTCAGCGCTCGGCTCCGCGCTTTTCTATTTTTGCCTTGACCCTCGGAGACGGTTTGGGTAGCGTTCCTCGCGTAAAGCGCGACGGGGGGCGGAGCTCGCGGCGCGCAAGGGAGGAACGCGGGTATGGCGAGGGAAATCGACACGGCCGGAATCACTTGGGGGGGAGCGCCCATGATACGGAAACTGCGGACGCACCGGGACGGCCAGCAATGGATCCTCGACCTGGCCCTCAACATGCGGGGGCGCGTCCAGAACTTCGAGCGGGACGAGCCCGAGACCCCGCGGCGCACGCACAATTACCGGATGCTGCCGAAGATGTGGCGCGAAGCCGCCGAGCACCACGAGGCACTCGCCCGGCGCGCCCAGGCGAGCGGCTTCCGCGTCACCGCCACGGAGCATTACGACCACGCCATCGAAGCGTACCGGATGGCGCAGCACCCGATCTTCTACGACGACAACCCGGTGAAGCTGCGCCTCTACGCGAAGCTTGCCGAAATGGTCGACCGCCGCTCGGAGTGCGCCGCGTACCCGATCGAACGCGTCGAGATCCCCTTCGACGACGGCCAGACCATCTCCTGCCTGCTCCATCTCCTGCCCGACCGGCGAAAGGCGCCGTGTATCGTCTACGTCCCCGGGATGGACCAGACCAAGGAGGTCTTTCCGCGCGCCTCCCACAACATCGCCATCCCGCGCGGCTTCCACGTCCTCGCTATGGACGGTCCCGGGCAGGGCGCCTCGAACATCAGGAAGATCCGGAGCGTCGGCGACAGCTACGAGCGCGCGGGCGCGGCGGTGCTGGACTACCTGCTCAGGCGAAAGGAGATCGACGCCTCGAAGGTCGCGATCTACGGGATCAGCATGGGAAGCTACTGGTCGCTCCGGCTGGCGAGCTACGATCACCGGATGGCGGCCGTCGTGAGCGGTGTCGCGTGCTTCAACCCGAACAACACGATCTTCACCCAGTCTTCGCCGCGCTTCAAACAGATGTTCATGTACATGGCCGGCATCGAGGAGGAGGACGAGTTCGACGAGATGGCGCGGACGATGACCGTCAGGGGCTACGTGGAACGGATCGCCTGCCCGACGCTCCTGGTGACTGGGGAGTTCGACCCGCTGTGCCCGCTGGAGGACGCGGTCGAGGTCTTCGAGGAGCTCCGGGTCCCCAGAGAGCTGTGGGTCTTCGAGAACCAGTTCCATCCGCTCTGGAAGATCCAGAACCTCGGCTCACTCGATGCCCACGAGTACGTGGTGGACTGGCTCGACAGGACCCTGAGTCAAGGGCTTCCGTTGGGCCACCGGCGCATCGTCTACGCCAAGCAGAACGGCGACGGGCCGTTCGGTGACTGTGAGTGGACGCCGCCCGTCGGGGCCGGTCAACCCTATTTCTGAGCAGTCGTCAAGAAATTGCGGACGGTTGTGCTACGGCTCAAAAGTACGGTGGTGCCGGCGCACGCTGTCGCTCCACGCGCCGGCCACCCGGCCCCACATGATCCCAGGCCGGCGGGAATTCCAGGGTCGAGAAGACGGCGTGGAAACCCAGGTTCACGGCCACGAAGATGGCCAGCTCCATGACCTCCGCCTCGGAGTAGTGCCGCAGCAGCTCGTCGTACCACGCCTTGGTGATGACGCGGGGATCGAGCTGCATCTGGTCGGCGTAGCGAAGGGCCAGCTTCTCGGCCGGGCTCAGCTTCTGCGAGCGCTCAAAATCGGCCGCGTCCTCCAGGTCCGCTTCGGTGAGTCCCTGCTGCCGCGCCGCGGCAGAGCGGACGTTCCCTCAGTACATACAGGAGACGTTCCAGGACATCTTGATCCGGATCATTTCCTTCAGCTTGTGATCGAGGAGACCCCGGTTGAAGCTTTCCGTCCAGAAATCGTAGAACTTCTTGCACAGCTCCGGTCGGTGACCCATGATGCGGAAGAAATTGGGATCCGGCGCACCCCGCTCCTCGGCACGCCGGATCAGCTCGTGGATCTCGGGGTCCTCGATTTCGTGCGTCTGCAGCATGCGGATGTTCGGCATGGTGTGCCCTCCGGGTGTCTGAGCCGTGCTCGCGCCGGGTTCCCGACCAGCGAGGCCCGCCCGTCTCTCATGGGCGCCACGGTACGGCCCGGACGAAGAGCCTGTCAAGCGGCGCAAGGAAGGCCGGTGGGACGGCCGTTCGTAGTGTTAAGATGCGCGAAGGAGGGGCGCCCCAGGACGATTCGAAGGAGGCCGGCGCACCCTTCACCCGGGGAGAAACAGAATGGCCGAGAAGGCGAAGGTAGTTCTGACCGATTACGTCTGGGAGTCGCTGGACGTGGAGAAGAAGACCCTCGCGGGCATTGCCAGCCTCGTGGCGCTCCAGACCAAGAGGGCGGACGAGTTCCTCCCCGAGGCGAAGGACTGCGACGCGCTCCTCAATACCTACGCCGGCCCCATCACGGCCGACGTCATGGCCTGGATGCCCAAGTGCAAGATCATTGCCCGTTACGGCATCGGCGTAGACACCATTGACCTCGACGCTGCGACAGACGCGGGCATCATCGTCACCAACAACCCCACCTACTGTATCGAGGAGGTCGCCGAGCACACGATGGCCCTCCTCCTGGCCTGCGCGCGCAAGGTGGCCTTCTACGACCGGCTCGTGCGGACGGGGCGCTGGGAGGTCCCGCCGGGCAAGCCGATGTTCCGCCTGGTGGGGCGGACGCTGGGCCTGGTGGGCTTCGGGAACATCGCGCGTGCTGTCTCGGTACGCGCCGCGGCATTCGGGATGCGAGTGTTGTACTACGACCCCTTCGTCGAGGCGGGACAGGTCCACGTTCCGGGTGAGAGGCGAGAGCTCTTCGAGCTGCTCCGAGAGTCGGACTTCGTCTCCGTTCATCCTCCTCTCATCCCGGAGACACGGGGGATGATGAATGACGAGGCCTTCGCCCAGATGAAGCCGACGGCCTTCCTCGTCAACTGCGCCCGCGGGCCCATCGTGGACACCCGGGCCCTCGTCCGGGCGCTGGACGCGGGCCGGATCGCGGGGTGTGCGCTTGACACAACGGATCCCGAGCCTCTTCCCGATCCCCACCCCCTGCGCGGTCGCGAGAACGTGATGATCACCCCCCACGCCGCCTGGTACAGCGAGCAGGCCATGGTGGGACTCCAGGTGGGCGCGCCTCAGGAAGTGCGACGGGTCCTCACGGGCGAGTGGCCGGTCAACGTGGTCAACAAGGCGGTGAAGGGGAGGAACCGGGCAGGCCTCTAGGAGGGAAGGGGAAGGGGGTTGCCGATGACGACGCTGGCTCCGAAGGAAGTGCTCCTCGCCAACCTGGAGAGAGTGGCGCAAGACACCTTGACCTATTTCGACGGGCCGGGCCGGGTGACCAACGCTCGGGTCGACCGATGGCAGGCCCGGGATGTGCTCATGCACTTCATCTACTTCCACGATGCGACCGCGTGGGGAATCCAGTCGGCAGGGCTGGGCGGGCCGCCGTGGCCGGTGCCGGCCGATTCGGACACCGTAAACGAGGTATGCCGCCGCCTCCACGAGCACGAGAGTTTCGACGAGCTGCTGGCCCAGGTGCGGCAGGCCCACGCCCGGCTGATGCGCGCCGCCCGCAACGCGCCCGATCTTGACAAGCCCTGCTTTCAGCGCGCGACGGGGGAGCTGATGACAGGACGGCAGCGGTTGGAGCTGCTCGCCCGCCACTGGGCCGAGCACGTACGAGCACTGCAGGAAGCGGCGCGGGCCTGATCGATAATCCGCTGCTGACGACTCCTGCGAAGGGCAGAGCCTTACACGCTTAGCCCGTGCCTGCCTGGCTGCTCCTCTCGCTGATGTCCATGGCGCTGGTGGGCGTGGCCGACCTGCTCCTGCGTCGCGCCACGCTCCGCGGCGTCACGCCCGCCTCGTTCATGGTTCTCCAGTCCTCTCTCAGATGAGCTTCGTCTTCACCTTTCTGCTGGCCGCTTCCCTGTTCGGCGAGGCCGTGACCCCGCGCAAGCTCTCTGGCCTGGTCGCCGCCATCCTGGCCGTTCTGGCTTTCTACCAGTAGCCCAGAGGCATCACCGACCCCGGCTCGACGTCCGCGCCAGCCGGGTACCCACGCCTTGGGCGTGGGTGGGCGCTCCGATTCACTTCATGTGGCGGTTGAAGAAGTCGATCGCCGTGTCGATCGCCGCCTCCTGCATCGCGTCGACGGCGTAGGCTCCATCTGCGCTGCGGACGGGGAAGAGATAGCCGTGCATCGGATGGTCGTAGGAGACCCACTCCGCGTCCTTGCCCTCCTCCCGCAGCAGGTCGTAGCTCACGCGGAAGATGCCTTGCAGGTGATCGTCCTGGCGCCCCATGACCAGGATCGGCGTCCGGATCGTCCGGATGCGCTCTCGGGCGACCTTCTCGTTGATGCGCGCCCGCACCTTGAGCACCTCGCGCATCTGCATCTCCTCGATATCGCGGAGCTGCGTCTCAGGGTTGACGCGGGCCGTCTCGTCGGGGGTGAGGTCGAGGAACTCGTGGTTGGCGGGCTCGCAGGCCACACCGGCTGCTACCCCGTGGTACTCGCTGGCGAGCTTGAAGATCATCTCCCCGGCGTGGCTCACTCCCGCGAGCCCGACCCGATTCGGGTCCACGAAGGGCAGCGTCTTCACGTACTTGACGATGTCGATCTCATCCTCGTACTCGAGCGGGGAGCGGTTGAGGAGCTGCCGCCCCTGGCGGAGGTCCTGGACCAGCCGGCCGCCCGTGTTGTAGCCGAGCTCCACCTCGGCGCGGTAGCGCAGCCAGGCGACGGCGTAGCCGGCGCGCAGGAGCCGCTCCATGATCCAGCCGCGGTTGCGCACCGCCTCGCGGACCCACGGCATCCCTCCGCCTCCGTTGCCCGAGGCAAGGAGAACGATCGGGAAGCGTCCCTCGCCCGGAGGCCGTCTCAGGCCGATGGGGGCGTAGAGCCCGTCGAGCGTCGGGACGTACATCAGGTGGACGGGGATGTCAGAGCCCGGAACGGGCTCTGTGAGGACGACGTATTCGGGGTCCATGGGGGCGGTCATGCCTGTCCTCCCGTCTTTAGCTGCTTCCTGTGCCGATCAGCGCCGACGCCTCGTGCACCGCGTCCCGGTTCCTCACCCTCTCGCACCGCGCGCAGGACCATGCTGCTCTTGAATGCCGGGAACAACGCCGCGACCCGCGACTGGGCTCAGACCAGCGTCTTGCTCAACCAATCGCGGACGATCCCGGCGACACGGTCCTCAACCTCCACGTAGAAGTGGTCGCACTCCTCTACGATGACGACATCGCACCGGCTCGGGCAGACCTCTTGGAACGCCTCGGCCGGGTACGACTCTGCTCGCTCTTTGTCGCCGCGGATGAAGAGGACGGGGCAGCGTCGTCGAGCGGGTGCTTCTTGAGCGCCTCGTAGATGTTGACGCGGTTCTTGGCCAGCCCCTCGTCCGGGAGCGTGACCGGCCCGGCCACCGACTCGCCCGTGTTCGGGTTCTTACGGGCCCGCTCTCCCCGCCCGTACTGCACGTTGACGACCTGGATCTTCGCCCAGCGCTCCTGGAACTGGCTCAGGATGCCGCCGTGGTACCCGTTGTCGCGGTACCGGTCGTTGTAACCCTCCCAGGGGATGATTGCCGCCAGGTGCGGAGGGTCTTTCGCCGCCACGCGCCACTGGTTGCTGGGGCTCAAGGCGCCGGCCATGCATCCAGTAGCTCGGCGTGCCGGTCAGTCCCGGCCTGGACTCGGTACAGCACCATTCGCGTGAGGCTCTGGACACGATGCACCTCGCCGGCCGGAAAGACGACCGTGGCCCCGATGTGCAGCCGCACCTCCTTCCGTCCATCGTTGAAGAGCCCTTCACCTTCCAGGACGTGGTAGATCTCGTCGGCCCCCGGGTGGGAATGGATGGGCGATGCCTGCCCCGGCTCCCACCCGACGACGCTGATCGAGCAGTGCGGGGTCTCAGCCAGGAACTTGTAGACGTGCCGTTCTGGTGAGAACTCCAGCGCGCCCTTCAGATCGAGAATCTCCATCGCTCCCCTCCGTTCGGTTCAGCGCGCGAGCGCGGCGAGGACCACCTTGATCAGGAGCCCCACAGGCGTGCCGTCGCGATCGCCGCCCCTTCGGTGAGGGCGCGGAGTTTCGCCCACACCACGTTCTCCGCCACGTTCTCCGACCCCGCGAAGGTCCCGAAGCCGC
This Candidatus Rokuibacteriota bacterium DNA region includes the following protein-coding sequences:
- a CDS encoding DinB family protein; this encodes MTTLAPKEVLLANLERVAQDTLTYFDGPGRVTNARVDRWQARDVLMHFIYFHDATAWGIQSAGLGGPPWPVPADSDTVNEVCRRLHEHESFDELLAQVRQAHARLMRAARNAPDLDKPCFQRATGELMTGRQRLELLARHWAEHVRALQEAARA
- a CDS encoding alpha/beta fold hydrolase, whose product is MIRKLRTHRDGQQWILDLALNMRGRVQNFERDEPETPRRTHNYRMLPKMWREAAEHHEALARRAQASGFRVTATEHYDHAIEAYRMAQHPIFYDDNPVKLRLYAKLAEMVDRRSECAAYPIERVEIPFDDGQTISCLLHLLPDRRKAPCIVYVPGMDQTKEVFPRASHNIAIPRGFHVLAMDGPGQGASNIRKIRSVGDSYERAGAAVLDYLLRRKEIDASKVAIYGISMGSYWSLRLASYDHRMAAVVSGVACFNPNNTIFTQSSPRFKQMFMYMAGIEEEDEFDEMARTMTVRGYVERIACPTLLVTGEFDPLCPLEDAVEVFEELRVPRELWVFENQFHPLWKIQNLGSLDAHEYVVDWLDRTLSQGLPLGHRRIVYAKQNGDGPFGDCEWTPPVGAGQPYF
- a CDS encoding ABC transporter ATP-binding protein; translated protein: MPVLETRKLAKQFGGLVAVNGVDYAVEPGELRSIIGPNGAGKTTFFNMIAGDLPPTSGQVIFKGEDITRLSSFERSHRGIGRTYQITNIFPRLSVLENVRIAAQSRRTTFNMWTGVASHRELIQKAEHIVDRVRLADKRHDLAGTLSHGEQRYLEIGIALATDPELLLLDEPTAGMSPEESRETAKFIRGLANSLTIILVEHDMEIVMGISDRISVLHYGELLAEGTVDEIRANEDVRRVYLRE
- a CDS encoding cupin domain-containing protein, whose amino-acid sequence is MEILDLKGALEFSPERHVYKFLAETPHCSISVVGWEPGQASPIHSHPGADEIYHVLEGEGLFNDGRKEVRLHIGATVVFPAGEVHRVQSLTRMVLYRVQAGTDRHAELLDAWPAP
- a CDS encoding cyclase family protein, which produces MAKLTKEDVLKKAEQLKNWGKWGPDDELGVLNYITPQDIVNAARLVRKGKVFRLGLPLDENGPQRGLFGGRWNPIHHMLATGTDAVAGKHDVKPGLRYADDAINLPTQCSTQVDALSHVFIGDKMWNGYAATLVDSRGAQKNGIEKFADKLVGRGVLLDVARHKGVPYLEDGYPITIADLEATARAQKVEVRRADFVIVRTGQMEDRLARGDWGAYAGGPAPGLAFETLDWIHAKQIAGICSDTWGIEVRPNETGPDVFQPWHWVTIPAIGIVHFEILYVKELAQDCAADGVYEFFFCAPPLVITGGTGSPINPQAIK
- a CDS encoding dienelactone hydrolase family protein encodes the protein MTAPMDPEYVVLTEPVPGSDIPVHLMYVPTLDGLYAPIGLRRPPGEGRFPIVLLASGNGGGGMPWVREAVRNRGWIMERLLRAGYAVAWLRYRAEVELGYNTGGRLVQDLRQGRQLLNRSPLEYEDEIDIVKYVKTLPFVDPNRVGLAGVSHAGEMIFKLASEYHGVAAGVACEPANHEFLDLTPDETARVNPETQLRDIEEMQMREVLKVRARINEKVARERIRTIRTPILVMGRQDDHLQGIFRVSYDLLREEGKDAEWVSYDHPMHGYLFPVRSADGAYAVDAMQEAAIDTAIDFFNRHMK
- a CDS encoding C-terminal binding protein, which translates into the protein MAEKAKVVLTDYVWESLDVEKKTLAGIASLVALQTKRADEFLPEAKDCDALLNTYAGPITADVMAWMPKCKIIARYGIGVDTIDLDAATDAGIIVTNNPTYCIEEVAEHTMALLLACARKVAFYDRLVRTGRWEVPPGKPMFRLVGRTLGLVGFGNIARAVSVRAAAFGMRVLYYDPFVEAGQVHVPGERRELFELLRESDFVSVHPPLIPETRGMMNDEAFAQMKPTAFLVNCARGPIVDTRALVRALDAGRIAGCALDTTDPEPLPDPHPLRGRENVMITPHAAWYSEQAMVGLQVGAPQEVRRVLTGEWPVNVVNKAVKGRNRAGL
- a CDS encoding SDR family oxidoreductase, with the protein product MADSPLKDSVVVVTGAGRGIGREIALAFAREGAALVLASRAEQALHETRASIEALGGAGLVVPTDISRAESVQNLADRALEHFGRVDVLVNNSGIGGPSAPLWEIEPKDWEATFAVNVTGTYLCCRAFLPAMIRRGSGSIIIIGSMTGKRPLWGRTPYAASKLALVGLARTLAVEAGPYGVRVNVISPGPVEGERIEWVIKKQAEGRGISVEEVRQELASGAALKRLVPPGDVASTAVFLASPQASSITGEDVNVSAGLVMY